GGCTATACCGCAAGCGAGGTCGACCCCTCGCACGACCGGATCGTCTCCGGCGCGGTCGACCACACGTTTTATCCCACTGTCTACAACTACGATGCGATGGGACGCGCGACCAGCTGGAATGTGACGGGCGCCGCCGGCGTGCCGGTGCAGTGCCAGGTGACGGGCGCGCAGCCGGCCGGGGCGCCATCCCCGCTGACTGCCGGGCAGACGTGGAACGCCTCGTATGTCGAAACCTGCGGCGCCGGCGCGGGCATCGCGTACTCCCAGACGGGCAGCTTCGTCGGCATCGAAACCGTGACCGTGCCGGCGGGCACCTTCAACGCCTACAAATTCGTCTCCACCACCACCTGGTCGGCGAATGGGCGCACGACCACCGAGGCGGTCACCCGCTGGCGCGATACGGCGGCGAGCGGTTCGCGCATCGTCAAATCGGTCGCCGCGTTCAGCTACAGCGGCGCCGAGCCGCCGCAGGGCGCGCTGGTGTCGGAAACGCAGACGCTGCAGAGTTTCCACTAGGTCAGTTGCCGCCCGGGCGCACAGTGCGGCCCGGGCAAGATGGTCGCTTGTATAATGCAGTCAACCAAACTGGCTGCATACCATGACCAACACCACACATTTCGGCTACAAAACCGTCTCAGAAGACGAAAAAGTCCACGAAGTTGCCAAGGTTTTCCACTCGGTCGCGTCGAAATACGACGTGATGAACGACCTGATGTCGGCCGGGCTGCACCGCGCCTGGAAGATGTTCACCATTGCCAAGGCGGGCATCCGCCCCGGCTTCAAGGTGCTCGACATCGCCGGCGGCACCGGCGACCTGTCCAAGGCGTTCGCGAAGCAGGCCGGCCCGAGCGGCGAGGTCTGGCTGACCGACATCAACGAGTCGATGCTGCGCGTGGGACGCGACCGCCTATTGAATAAAGGCCTTGTCACCCCAACATTGCTTTGTGACGCAGAGAAGCTGCCGTTCCCGGACAATTACTTCGACCGCGTCAGCGTCGCCTTCGGCCTGCGCAACATGACCCACAAGGACCAGGCGCTGAAGGAAATGCGCCGCGTGCTCAAACCGGGCGGCAAGCTGCTGGTGCTGGAGTTTTCCAAGGTCGCCGCGCCGCTGCAGAAACCGTACGATGTGTATTCGTTCTCGGTGCTGCCGTGGCTGGGCCAGAAAATCGCCGGCGACGCCGAGAGCTACCGCTACCTGGCCGAGTCGATCCGCATGCATCCGGACCAGGAAACGCTGAAGACGATGATGCAGGACGCCGGGTTAGAGAGCGTCGACTATTACAACCTGACGGCAGGTGTGGCCGCTCTGCACACCGGTATCAAACTTTAGGAAGAACAGCATGAAAAAATTCTTAGCCAGCATGATGATCGCCGTGACCGCGTTCTCGATGATCGCCGAGGCGAGCGCGCGTCCGCTGGGCGGCGGACGCTCGATCGGCCGCCAGTCGCAGTCGGTGACGCGCCAGCAGCAGGCTGCGCCGGCGCCGTTCCAGCGTCAGCAGGCCGCACCGGCACCCGCGCCGATGTCGCCGGCCGCGATGCAGCCCAAGCCGCCCTCGCGCTGGAAGGGCATGCTGGGCGGCGCGCTGCTCGGCCTCGGCCTGGGCGCGATGCTGTCGCACTTCGGCCTCGGCGGCGCAATGGCCAGCGCGATCAGCTCGATCCTGATGATCGCCTTGCTGGCGATGGCCGCGATGTTCATCTACCGCATGTTCAAACGCAAGGATGCGCCGGCCGCGTCGCCGTTCCAGCAGTACGCCAACCCGGTGCCAGCCGGCCACACGCCTGACATCGGCTCCGGCCTGAACCAGCCGGCCGCGTTCCAGCCGCAGTCGAACATGACCTACGCACCGGCCGCGCCTGCCGCGCCGTGGGGCGTGCCGGCCGATTTCGACACCGCCGCCTTCCTGCGCCACGCCAAGTCGTCCTTCATCCGGATGCAGGCGGCCTGGGACAAGGCCGACGTCAACGACCTGCGCGAATTCACCACGCCGGAAGTGTTCGCCGAGCTGAAGATGCAGATCCAGGAACGCGGCGCCAGCCCCGACTTCACCGACGTCGTGACGATCGACGGCGAGCTGCTGGGCATCGAAACGGTCGGCAGCGAGTACCTGGCCAGCGTCAAGTTCACCGGCATGATCAAGTCGGCGCCGAACGCGCCCGCCGAGCCGTTCGCCGAAGTGTGGAACATGTCCAAGCCGGTGTCGGGCAGTTCCGGCTGGGTGCTGGCAGGCATTCAACAGCTGTCGTAACCTTATTTTTCTGATAAAACTTCCCGTGCTGCCCGGATTCTGTCGGGCAAACTGGTAAGATCGAAACCGCCCGACTCAGCCCGGGCGGTTTTGTTTTTTTAACGCGCCGAACTTGTGGCCTGTTGATTGTCGTTCCTGCGGAGGCAGGAACCTATACTGAATTTGCGCAGAGTCAGCATGGGTTCCTGCCTCCGCAGGCACGACGCTTCAACGCTTGACGAGGTCTGCGCCGTTTTTTAGTGCTTACCCATGACGATTTCGAGTTCCAACACCTTCGCCGCTCCCGCAGTGGCTGCGATCAACCACCTGCTGGCGCAGGAAGCCTGGGCGCGGGATACGCTCGCCCTGCACGCCGGCAAGGTCGCGCTGATCGACGCCGGCAGCATTTGCTTGCGTATGCAAGTATCTCGCGATGGCATGGTGGCCGCGGCCGGCCCCGACCAGGCGCCCAGCGTAACGATTCGCATGAAGCTGTCCGACCTGCCGCTGATCGCCGCCAACCGCGAGCGCGCGTTTTCGTACGTGAAGATCGAGGGTGACGCCGAGTTCGCCAACACGATTTCGCAGTTGAGCAAGGGGCTGCGCTGGGAAGCCGAGCACGACCTCGAGCGCCTGACGGGCCCGATCGCCGCCACCCGCATCGCCGGCGGCGCGCGCGGGCTGTTCGCCGCGGCGCGCTCGACCCATCGCAAGCTGAGCGAGAACCTGGCCGAGTTTTTCCTGGAAGAGCAGCCGGTGCTGGTGCGCCCGGCCATGCTGGAAGAGCTGTCGGGCGACGTGGCGCGGCTGCGCGACGACGTCGAACGGGCGGCCAAGCGGCTCGCCCGGCTGGAACAGAAGCTGGCGCCGCGCAGCGCCGGCCTGGCAACGCAACACCAAATGGATAGCTGATGATATTGAAATTCCTGCGCCTGCTGAAAATTCTCCGGGTGGCCACCAAGTATGGCCTCGACGAGATTGCCATCTCCGGCCTGAAAGTGCCGCGTACCGCCAAGCTGATCGACACCGTTATATTTTGGCGCGACATTTCCGCCCCGCGCGGACTGCGCCTGCGCCTCGCGCTCGAAGAACTGGGGCCGATCTTCGTGAAATTCGGCCAGGTGCTCTCGACCCGGCGCGACCTCATGCCGCCGGACATCGCCGACGAACTGGCGCGCCTGCAGGACCGCGTGCCGCCCTTCGATTCGGACGTCGCGATCCGCCAGATCACCAAGTCGCTCGGCGCCCATCCGGAGCAGCTGTTCGCCAGCTTCGAGCGCGACCCGGTGGCGTCCGCGTCGATCGCCCAGGTGCACTTCGCGGTGCTGAAGAACGGACGCGAAGTCGCCGTCAAGGTGCTGCGTCCCGGTATGAAGAAGACCATCGACGAGGACGTCGCGCTGATGCACGTCGCCGCCGGCTGGATCGAGCGCCTGTGGGCCGAGAGCAAGCGCCTGAAGCCGCGCGAGGTGGTCGGCGAGTTCGACAAATATCTGCACGACGAGCTGGACCTGATGCGCGAGGCGGCCAACGCCAGCCAGCTGCGCCGCAACTTCGCCGACTCCAAGCTCCTGATGGTGCCGGAGATGTACTGGGACTACTGCTCCAGCGACGTGATCGTGATGGAGCGCATGCACGGCATCCCCGTGTCGCAAATCGAGCGCCTGGCCGCCGAGGGCGTCGACCTGCGCAAGCTGTCGTCGGACGGCGTCGAGATCTTCTTCACCCAGGTGTTCCGCGACGGCTTCTTCCACGCCGATATGCACCCCGGGAACATCCTCGTGTCGATTGCGCCCGAGACCTTCGGCCGCTACATCGCGCTCGATTTCGGCATCATGGGAACGCTCAACGACTTCGACAAGGACTACCTGTCGCAGAACTTCCTGGCCTTCTTCCAGCGCGACTACAAGCGCGTGGCCGAGGCGCACATCGAGTCCGGCTGGGCGCCGCCCGAGACGCGCGTCGATGAACTGGAAGCGGCGGTGCGCGCCTGCTGCGAACCGATCTTCGACCGCCCGCTGAAGGACATCTCGTTCGGCCAGATCCTGCTGCGCCTGTTCCAGACGTCGCGCCGCTTCAACGTCGAAGTGCAGCCGCAGCTGGTCCTGCTGCAAAAGACCCTGCTCAACATCGAAGGCCTGGGGCGACAGCTCGATCCCAACCTCGACCTGTGGAAGACCGCCAAGCCCTACCTGGAGCGCTGGATGGGCGAGCAGGTCGGCATCCGCGGCTTCGTCGAGCGCCTGAAGGCCGAGGCGCCGCGCTTCGCCCATATCTTCCCCCAGCTGCCGCGCCTTGTGCACCGCGCGCTCGAGCAGGTGCAGCCGAATGGCAGCGACACCGAGCTGCTGAAAATGCTGGTGCTCGAGCAGCGCCGCACCAACCGGCTGCTGGCGTTCGTCGCCTATTTTGTGGCCGCGCTGGGCCTGGGCCTGGCCGCGATCCAGCTGTACGTGCGCTACCACGCGGCGGGCTAGATGCCGGAGTTCGACAGCCGCGATCCGCTGACGCCGGCGTTCTGGGACGAACGCTTCGAGCGCGGCTTCACGCCGTGGAACCGCGGCGGCGTGCCGCAGGCGCTGCGCGATTTCGCCGCGCGCGCGGGAGCAAAGACCGTGTTGATACCGGGCTGCGGCGCAGCCTACGAACTGGCGTTCCTGTCGGAGCTGGGCTGGGACGCGACCGCGATCGATTTCTCGCCGGCCGCGGTGGCGACGGCGAAGGCCGGCCTGGGCAAATGGGCGGGCAGGGTGGTGGAGGCGGATTTTTTCAAATACGCGCCATCGAAGCCGCTGGACATGATCTACGAACGTGCATTCCTGTGCGCCTTGCCGCGCGCGATGTGGCCGCAAGTCGCCG
This window of the Massilia sp. R2A-15 genome carries:
- the ubiE gene encoding bifunctional demethylmenaquinone methyltransferase/2-methoxy-6-polyprenyl-1,4-benzoquinol methylase UbiE; amino-acid sequence: MTNTTHFGYKTVSEDEKVHEVAKVFHSVASKYDVMNDLMSAGLHRAWKMFTIAKAGIRPGFKVLDIAGGTGDLSKAFAKQAGPSGEVWLTDINESMLRVGRDRLLNKGLVTPTLLCDAEKLPFPDNYFDRVSVAFGLRNMTHKDQALKEMRRVLKPGGKLLVLEFSKVAAPLQKPYDVYSFSVLPWLGQKIAGDAESYRYLAESIRMHPDQETLKTMMQDAGLESVDYYNLTAGVAALHTGIKL
- a CDS encoding Tim44 domain-containing protein — encoded protein: MKKFLASMMIAVTAFSMIAEASARPLGGGRSIGRQSQSVTRQQQAAPAPFQRQQAAPAPAPMSPAAMQPKPPSRWKGMLGGALLGLGLGAMLSHFGLGGAMASAISSILMIALLAMAAMFIYRMFKRKDAPAASPFQQYANPVPAGHTPDIGSGLNQPAAFQPQSNMTYAPAAPAAPWGVPADFDTAAFLRHAKSSFIRMQAAWDKADVNDLREFTTPEVFAELKMQIQERGASPDFTDVVTIDGELLGIETVGSEYLASVKFTGMIKSAPNAPAEPFAEVWNMSKPVSGSSGWVLAGIQQLS
- a CDS encoding SCP2 domain-containing protein, with amino-acid sequence MTISSSNTFAAPAVAAINHLLAQEAWARDTLALHAGKVALIDAGSICLRMQVSRDGMVAAAGPDQAPSVTIRMKLSDLPLIAANRERAFSYVKIEGDAEFANTISQLSKGLRWEAEHDLERLTGPIAATRIAGGARGLFAAARSTHRKLSENLAEFFLEEQPVLVRPAMLEELSGDVARLRDDVERAAKRLARLEQKLAPRSAGLATQHQMDS
- the ubiB gene encoding ubiquinone biosynthesis regulatory protein kinase UbiB, with protein sequence MILKFLRLLKILRVATKYGLDEIAISGLKVPRTAKLIDTVIFWRDISAPRGLRLRLALEELGPIFVKFGQVLSTRRDLMPPDIADELARLQDRVPPFDSDVAIRQITKSLGAHPEQLFASFERDPVASASIAQVHFAVLKNGREVAVKVLRPGMKKTIDEDVALMHVAAGWIERLWAESKRLKPREVVGEFDKYLHDELDLMREAANASQLRRNFADSKLLMVPEMYWDYCSSDVIVMERMHGIPVSQIERLAAEGVDLRKLSSDGVEIFFTQVFRDGFFHADMHPGNILVSIAPETFGRYIALDFGIMGTLNDFDKDYLSQNFLAFFQRDYKRVAEAHIESGWAPPETRVDELEAAVRACCEPIFDRPLKDISFGQILLRLFQTSRRFNVEVQPQLVLLQKTLLNIEGLGRQLDPNLDLWKTAKPYLERWMGEQVGIRGFVERLKAEAPRFAHIFPQLPRLVHRALEQVQPNGSDTELLKMLVLEQRRTNRLLAFVAYFVAALGLGLAAIQLYVRYHAAG
- a CDS encoding methyltransferase yields the protein MPEFDSRDPLTPAFWDERFERGFTPWNRGGVPQALRDFAARAGAKTVLIPGCGAAYELAFLSELGWDATAIDFSPAAVATAKAGLGKWAGRVVEADFFKYAPSKPLDMIYERAFLCALPRAMWPQVAARWAELLAPGALLAGFFFFDTVAKGPPFGITRERLDELLSTNFECIEDAAVSDSIPVFEGKERWMIWRRR